A genomic window from Amia ocellicauda isolate fAmiCal2 chromosome 15, fAmiCal2.hap1, whole genome shotgun sequence includes:
- the LOC136771434 gene encoding fibronectin-like, with amino-acid sequence MHCNPLFNLTTEAMLITTPASSSSPSNVAVMVKPLGSVLVTWLAPVEQTSPVREYRVSYGLLNSSGPAQLLALQASALDCTLTASPSSPSNVTVMVKPLGSVLVTWLAPAEQTSPVREYMVSYSLLNSSGPAQLLALQASALGCTLTVSLAMNVIAKSPTSVLVSWTSPASLSASSYEVQYSRGLDSSSSTLNTKEQSVLLADLVPNSTYSITVTAIASGAKGSPMYLTVKTPPAPSPSRVTVSNRTASSAVVTWQPPMQDAGLVTAYRVSYSPVNSTEPSASITAPATVLGVNLTGLKDGTVYCVSVSALTSLGTEESSLPVYFSTEPLLLVVNATAKSPTSVLVSWTSPASLSASSYEVQYSRGLDSSSSTLNTKEQSVLLADLVPNSTYSITVTPIASGAKGRPGHTTVATPKAPSPSRVTVSNRTASSAVVTWQPPMQDAGLVTAYRVSYSPVNSTEPSASITAPATVLGVNLTGLKDGTVYCVSVSALTSLGTEESSLPVYFSTEPLLLVVNATAKSPTSVLVSWTSPASLSASSYEVQYSRGLDSSSSTLNTKEQSVLLADLVPNSTYSITVTPIASGAKGRPGHTTVATPKAPSPSRVTVSNRTASSAVVTWQPPMQDAGLVTAYRVSYSPVNSTEPSASITAPATVLGVNLTGLKDGTVYCVSVSALTSLGTEESSLPVYFSTEPLLLVVNATAKSPTSVLVSWTSPASLSASSYEVQYSRGLDSSSSTLNTKEQSVLLADLVPNSTYSITVTPIASGAKGRPGHTTVATPKAPSPSRVTVSNRTASSAVVTWQPPMQDAGLVTAYRVSYSPVNSTEPSASITAPATVLGVNLTGLKDGTVYCVSVSALTSLGTEESSLPVYFSTEPLLLVVNATAKSPTSVLVSWTSPASLSASSYEVQYSRGLDSSSSTLNTKEQSVLLADLVPNSTYSITVTPIASGAKGRPGHTTVATPKETVKKDLPSPPLELQAFVVGTGTAFASWMLPAVSTGDILHYNLYVQQGSSPQRIYPTENTFIYINDLSPSLPYDITVTAVNQNGEGLPSNNVQLKIEAPPLSDAVAAFKPKLLTNEDLSIRSSSILLKEPDCGVFEKAADHMNTKFNKNLTVALVVAESKVIKTGFRLASSSFANLTYNQTRIGSLSPYVSLFNLSAYDCYEKKTLVQRETQRSALARSEQDNGVEIRVNIVGSNRKCYSASQLCNGPLQPETGYRTKYILVDESGTEVMSSNWSDTFKTKKPIPYQAIEPWDAMRSAGMIVAIVLVALLFLFLLLLCLFCFICCRKRSRKMYKQAKGYDTHYTRDMVRDSVTLPPGVRVHREAPQANTPYFIQTETQHFNNSPSPPQLQRNNSFYAFLETIKNRFEYNNQAAMNVQGFTMENVSSNRAPDSRILEAISRSSTHGIQHSKPRSRSVSDFLESAKRSGTITRQEKCPAGSTQIIGVSRLVSHNSPSQESYSVVHRQTVSSYGSEHTESAAGPV; translated from the exons ATGCACTGTAATCCTCTCTTCAACCTCACCACTGAAGCCATGCTGATCACAACCCCAG CCTCTTCCAGCTCCCCCAGCAATGTGGCAGTCATGGTGAAGCCGCTGGGGTCAGTGTTGGTGACGTGGCTGGCACCGGTGGAGCAGACAAGCCCAGTCAGAGAATACAGGGTTTCCTATGGCCTGCTGAACAGTTCTGGACCAGCCCAGCTCCTAGCCCTGCAGGCCTCAGCGCTCGACTGCACTTTGACTG CCTCTCCCAGCTCCCCCAGCAATGTGACAGTCATGGTGAAGCCGCTGGGGTCAGTGTTGGTGACGTGGCTGGCACCGGCGGAGCAGACAAGCCCAGTCAGAGAATACATGGTTTCCTACAGCCTGCTGAACAGTTCTGGACCAGCCCAGCTCCTAGCCCTGCAGGCCTCTGCACTGGGCTGCACCTTgacag TGTCTCTTGCTATGAATGTAATTGCAAAGAGCCCCACCAGTGTCCTTGTGAGCTGGACCAGTCCAGCATCCCTGTCAGCCTCCAGCTATGAAGTCCAGTACAGCAGAGGTCTGGACAGCAGCTCCTCCACTTTAAACACCAAAGAGCAGTCAGTCCTGCTGGCAGACCTCGTGCCCAACAGCACCTACAGCATCACTGTGACGGCCATCGCCAGCGGCGCCAAGGGCAGTCCCATGTACTTAACAGTCAAAACCCCACCTG CTCCCTCTCCCAGCCGTGTCACTGTGTCTAACAGGACGGCCTCGTCGGCAGTGGTCACCTGGCAGCCCCCCATGCAGGACGCAGGCCTGGTCACAGCCTACAGAGTGTCCTACAGCCCAGTGAACAGCACTGAGCCCAGCGCCAGCATCACTGCCCCAGCCACAGTGCTGGGGGTCAACCTGACAG GTCTGAAGGACGGCACCGTGTACTGTGTGTCGGTCTCTGCCCTGACGTCCCTGGGCACTGAGGAGAGCAGCCTTCCAGTCTACTTCAGCACAGAGCCAC TGCTGCTGGTTGTGAACGCCACAGCCAAGAGCCCCACCAGTGTCCTTGTGAGCTGGACCAGTCCAGCATCCCTGTCAGCCTCCAGCTATGAAGTCCAGTACAGCAGAGGTCTGGACAGCAGCTCCTCCACTTTAAACACCAAAGAGCAGTCAGTCCTGCTGGCAGACCTCGTGCCCAACAGCACCTACAGCATCACTGTGACGCCCATCGCCAGCGGCGCCAAGGGCCGGCCTGGACACACCACAGTCGCAACGCCTAAGG CTCCCTCTCCCAGCCGTGTCACTGTGTCTAACAGGACGGCCTCGTCGGCAGTGGTCACCTGGCAGCCCCCCATGCAGGACGCAGGCCTGGTCACAGCCTACAGAGTGTCCTACAGCCCAGTGAACAGCACTGAGCCCAGCGCCAGCATCACTGCCCCAGCCACAGTGCTGGGGGTCAACCTGACAG GTCTGAAGGACGGCACCGTGTACTGTGTGTCGGTCTCTGCCCTGACGTCCCTGGGCACTGAGGAGAGCAGCCTTCCAGTCTACTTCAGCACAGAGCCAC TGCTGCTGGTTGTGAACGCCACAGCCAAGAGCCCCACCAGTGTCCTTGTGAGCTGGACCAGTCCAGCATCCCTGTCAGCCTCCAGCTATGAAGTCCAGTACAGCAGAGGTCTGGACAGCAGCTCCTCCACTTTAAACACCAAAGAGCAGTCAGTCCTGCTGGCAGACCTCGTGCCCAACAGCACCTACAGCATCACTGTGACGCCCATCGCCAGCGGCGCCAAGGGCCGGCCTGGACACACCACAGTCGCAACGCCTAAGG CTCCCTCTCCCAGCCGTGTCACTGTGTCTAACAGGACGGCCTCGTCGGCAGTGGTCACCTGGCAGCCCCCCATGCAGGACGCAGGCCTGGTCACAGCCTACAGAGTGTCCTACAGCCCAGTGAACAGCACTGAGCCCAGCGCCAGCATCACTGCCCCAGCCACAGTGCTGGGGGTCAACCTGACAG GTCTGAAGGACGGCACCGTGTACTGTGTGTCGGTCTCTGCCCTGACGTCCCTGGGCACTGAGGAGAGCAGCCTTCCAGTCTACTTCAGCACAGAGCCAC TGCTGCTGGTTGTGAACGCCACAGCCAAGAGCCCCACCAGTGTCCTTGTGAGCTGGACCAGTCCAGCATCCCTGTCAGCCTCCAGCTATGAAGTCCAGTACAGCAGAGGTCTGGACAGCAGCTCCTCCACTTTAAACACCAAAGAGCAGTCAGTCCTGCTGGCAGACCTCGTGCCCAACAGCACCTACAGCATCACTGTGACGCCCATCGCCAGCGGCGCCAAGGGCCGGCCTGGACACACCACAGTCGCAACGCCTAAGG CTCCCTCTCCCAGCCGTGTCACTGTGTCTAACAGGACGGCCTCGTCGGCAGTGGTCACCTGGCAGCCCCCCATGCAGGACGCAGGCCTGGTCACAGCCTACAGAGTGTCCTACAGCCCAGTGAACAGCACTGAGCCCAGCGCCAGCATCACTGCCCCAGCCACAGTGCTGGGGGTCAACCTGACAG GTCTGAAGGACGGCACCGTGTACTGTGTGTCGGTCTCTGCCCTGACGTCCCTGGGCACTGAGGAGAGCAGCCTTCCAGTCTACTTCAGCACAGAGCCAC TGCTGCTGGTTGTGAACGCCACAGCCAAGAGCCCCACCAGTGTCCTTGTGAGCTGGACCAGTCCAGCATCCCTGTCAGCCTCCAGCTATGAAGTCCAGTACAGCAGAGGTCTGGACAGCAGCTCCTCCACTTTAAACACCAAAGAGCAGTCAGTCCTGCTGGCAGACCTCGTGCCCAACAGCACCTACAGCATCACTGTGACGCCCATCGCCAGCGGCGCCAAGGGCCGGCCTGGACACACCACAGTCGCAACGCCTAAGG AAACTGTGAAGAAAGATCTCCCATCACCCCCACTGGAGCTGCAGGCATTTGTGGTTGGCACAGGGACAGCCTTTGCTAGCTGGATGCTGCCAGCAGTTTCCACTGGGGACATCTTGCACTACAAT CTGTATGTGCAACAGGGTAGTTCCCCCCAAAGAATATATCCGACTGAAAACACTTTTATCTACATCAACGACCTGTCTCCCAGCCTGCCATACGACATCACGGTCACTGCAGTAAATCAGAACGGAGAAGGGTTGCCAAGTAACAACGTCCAATTAAAAATTGAAGCTCCGCCTCTGAGTGATGCAG TCGCCGCATTTAAACCCAAGCTGCTGACGAATGAAGACCTCTCGATCCGAAGCTCCAGTATCCTGCTGAAGGAGCCTGACTGCGGGGTGTTTGAGAAAGCGGCCGACCACATGAACACCAAGTTTAACAAAAACTTGACTGTTGCATTAGTTGTGGCTGAGAGCAAAG TAATCAAGACGGGCTTCAGGCTGGCTTCTTCATCATTTGCCAACCTCACCTACAATCAAACGCGGATCGGCAGCCTCAGTCCATACGTCTCCCTGTTCAACCTCTCCGCTTATGACTGTTACGAAAAGAAAACACTCGTTCAGAGGGAGACCCAGAGGAGCGCACTGGCGAGATCGGAGCAGGA CAATGGTGTTGAAATCAGGGTCAATATTGTGGGATCCAACAGAAAGTGCTACTCAGCCAGCCAGCTCTGCAATGGGCCACTGCAGCCTGAGACAGGATACAG GacaaaatatatacttgtaGATGAGTCTGGGACAGAAGTCATGAGCAGTAACTGGTCAGACACCTTCAAGACAAAAA AGCCAATTCCTTACCAGGCCATTGAGCCGTGGGATGCGATGCGCTCCGCCGGGATGATCGTGGCTATTGTGTTGGTGGCTTTGCTTTTCCTGTTCCTGCTGCTGCTCTGTCTCTTCTgtttcatctgctgcaggaaAAG ATCCAGGAAGATGTACAAGCAAGCAAAGGGATATGACACCCACTACACGAGAGACATGGTGCGGGACAGCGTGACGCTCCCTCCTGGGGTCAGAGTTCACAGGGAGGCGCCCCAGGCCAACACCCCCTACTTCATCCAAACAGAGACGCAGCATTTTAACAACAGCCCTTCACCCCCACAGCTGCAAAG aaataattcattttatgcaTTCTTGGAAACTATAAAGAACAG ATTTGAATATAACAATCAAGCTGCCATGAACGTCCAAGG GTTCACAATGGAAAATGTTTCTTCTAATAG GGCACCAGATTCAAGGATTCTCGAGGCAATATCAAG GTCTTCAACTCATGGAATTCAACATTCAAAACCAAG GTCAAGGTCTGTCTCGGACTTTCTGGAATCAGCGAAAAG aTCTGGCACCATAACAAGACAAGAGAAATGTCCTGCAGG GTCAACGCAGATCATTGGAGTGTCAAGGCTGGTGTCACACAATAGCCCTTCCCAGGAGTCATACAGTGTCGTTCACAGACAGAC CGTTTCCTCATACGGGTCTGAACACACAGAGTCTGCAGCCGGGCCGGTGTAG